Below is a window of Candidatus Dependentiae bacterium DNA.
CCAGAAATAACACTAGTGGCAAAAGGGCGTATTCGCCATTATGATTTAACGCTCCGCATTGGAGGTTCAGTTGAACATCCGCATATCAATTTTGAGTCGACACCGCCGCTGACAGAAGAACAAATTATAACGTTGCTTTTAATCGGATCGGAAAGCGGATCATTATCTCTTATTATGCCAACGCTTATCATGAATAATGTACAGCATCTTTTGTTCGGCCCAGAACAATCGATATCAAAACTTGAAAGTTATTTTAAAAGTTTACTTACACCACTAAAGAATATAAGAATTGTGCCGAGTTTCACCGATCAATCAGCGCGTGGCGGATTGCGAGGCGCGATAGAGATAGATGTTAACGATCAGTTACATGGACTTGTTCAGAAAAACTTTAGTCAGCTTGAAGATACTAAATTTGAAGTGGAATATTATCTTTCTGACGATATCACTTTGCGCGCGATCAAAGATGAGCACGGGGATCTTGGTGGTGAGCTCGAGGTGAAATGGAAGTTCTGATAGGCAATCTGCAGCTTCTATGTCTCATAATTGCAAAGCACAAAAGATTATTGTACGCTAGCCGATACTTTAAATGGCAATTAGGAGAGAATGGCTATGAATATGCATAAAAGAACGTTTTTTATTGTTCTCTATTTAAATTTAGTTTCATGCTTTTTTAGCAGTGCCATTGCGCCAGATGAAGCGATCGAATATTTGCACGAGTCGTTACCCAGCAATCAGGGCAAGATACAAAAATCTTTTTTTACGCCCGATAAAGAACATTCAGTAAAAAAAATTATGATTGGTTTGATTCGTAATGAAACTGAAGAGATTACGGCGGCGCTTTATCGTCTTACTGAGCCAGATGTTGCCGCGGAGCTTATGAAAGCGTTTCAGCGCGGCGTTAAGATCTATTTAATTACCGATCTTGGTTGCTTTTTTGACAAAAACGAAAAAATTACTCACTTACACGAAAACGGAATTGAAACGAGTTATTATGGAAAACCGTATTCAATTATGCATAACAAATATTGGATATTTAAAAAGAATTTTCTAGGAACGGTTCTCGTTACTGGTTCAGCAAACACGACAAAAGGTGGATTGCTGAGCAACAAAGAAAATATTATTGTTACCAATAATGCAGAAACCATCGCAGAATTTGCACAAAATTTTGAAAAAATTAAAGGCGAAGCTTCAAGTGGCATTCCAACTAAAGAAGTACTTCGCAATTACGCAACTCAAGAAATGTGGGATGGATTAAAATACGGAATGAGAAAAACAATTTTCTCATTGAAAGTGCGCTAAAAAGCGGAAGCTAAAAAGGAGATGCGCTAAATTCATATGTTGATTTGCTTCATTACTACAATTCCTTCTTAGCTTGGCACCAGACTATTTCCGTTTATGGAAAAAAGCAAGCAAAATTTGTGTGCGCACGCTCTGTGCGTAGAGCTTATTTTTTGAGCTGATCAATTGCCACTTGCATGTCTGCTGGCATTGATTCAGAAAAAGAAAAAGGTTCGCCATCAAAGGCAAATGAAAGTGAAGTGGCGTGAAGCGCTTGGCGATCAATACGTGATGATTTTTTACCATAAAGAATATCGCCTTCCAGTGGATGGCCGATTGCATTAAAATGAACGCGTATTTGATGGGTGCGTCCAGTAACTGGTAGCACCTCAACGAGCGTTGTGTCGGTAAAATATTCGAGCACTTTGTAATGAGTGAGTGCAGCTCGGCCTTGACCTGATTGATGAGACATTTTATTGCGCGTTATTGGATCGCGATCGATAGGAAAATCAATCGAACCAGTGCGATCTGGGTGGCCCCGAACAATTGCAAGGTACGTTTTTTTAATGGCACGATTCTTGAAAAGATCACTGAACTTAAAATGCGCATAATTCGTTCGCGGGATTACCATGAGCCCAGAAGTATCTTTATCGAGACGATGAACAATACCAGGCCTATCTTGATCCCCCACCATTTTTAATTGTTGCCATCGAGAAAGAAGCCAATCAACGAGTGTTACATCCGTATTGTATGCGGAAGGTTTATGAACCATGAGCCCGGCCGGCTTGGCCACAATTAAAAATTCTTTATGCTCATAGATAATTTTTACAT
It encodes the following:
- a CDS encoding RluA family pseudouridine synthase; the protein is MENMSEKIYTSHALEALPEQKPVRADVFIAEQIPHYSRSYLQDLIKQGLVAINNKVAKSSTIVKPLDHVTVSIPPVPSISYKGGPEIEGKLQNFDVKIIYEHKEFLIVAKPAGLMVHKPSAYNTDVTLVDWLLSRWQQLKMVGDQDRPGIVHRLDKDTSGLMVIPRTNYAHFKFSDLFKNRAIKKTYLAIVRGHPDRTGSIDFPIDRDPITRNKMSHQSGQGRAALTHYKVLEYFTDTTLVEVLPVTGRTHQIRVHFNAIGHPLEGDILYGKKSSRIDRQALHATSLSFAFDGEPFSFSESMPADMQVAIDQLKK